The following proteins are co-located in the uncultured Tolumonas sp. genome:
- a CDS encoding sulfatase-like hydrolase/transferase: MNFINLTLRQAVSYSRVQGFLSWNSGILFLLALLINISLGYELHALDAVGFFCFLCLLERLSRRAFKYMLIVSSLLAAGYFPFGRTYGAPNFNSILSLYSSNPEEAGEILRVFPLWYYLVSLGILGFATLVLQSPARVFPRWSGHHSSLLTVFLSISLVAPLNVFYTEGTFSLLNISYPVFSFVKDLTLINMTVNAEHQRLQELATLQDNWHVVAAKPTHQVYVVVIGESARRDALGAFGGHWDNTPFMSHANGVLFQNYLSAASSTQQSLGLTLTLVGKDEQPQYQNNIVTLAKRAGFHTYWFSNQGQLGHYDTAIASIAKRADNVQFLKNGNFISQDTQDMDLLKFTDAALNENSAAPKLIVYHLMGSHPKACERTHNKYETFVDNKEVSCYLYSITQTDNFLASLHQQLQDSGKSFSMIYFSDHGLAFKERGSKSEYLSHNDQFRQNYQVPMFITSSEETRHRVVKAVRSANDFMSLFAEWSGIRSREVVPKYHFISEQLAPPAYVTNFTPSRIDYYKLPQDPFISHSKIPSQTALR, translated from the coding sequence ATGAATTTTATAAATTTAACGTTACGACAGGCTGTCTCATATTCCCGTGTGCAGGGATTTTTGAGCTGGAACTCAGGAATTTTATTTCTGTTGGCTTTGCTGATTAATATCTCGCTTGGCTATGAATTGCACGCGCTCGATGCGGTGGGCTTTTTTTGCTTTTTGTGTTTGCTGGAAAGACTGTCTCGGCGAGCATTTAAATATATGCTGATTGTCAGCTCTTTGCTGGCTGCCGGCTATTTTCCGTTTGGTCGTACTTACGGAGCCCCGAACTTCAATAGCATTCTTTCGCTTTATTCCTCGAATCCTGAAGAGGCTGGCGAGATATTGCGCGTTTTCCCTCTTTGGTACTATCTGGTTTCCTTAGGCATTCTAGGGTTTGCTACGCTGGTGCTACAAAGCCCGGCTCGGGTTTTCCCACGTTGGTCGGGTCATCACTCTTCGTTGCTAACGGTATTCTTATCTATTTCGCTAGTCGCACCGTTGAATGTTTTTTATACCGAAGGCACATTTTCTTTGTTGAATATCAGCTATCCGGTATTCAGTTTTGTAAAAGACCTGACTTTAATTAACATGACCGTGAATGCAGAACACCAGCGTTTGCAGGAACTGGCTACTTTGCAGGACAACTGGCATGTAGTTGCAGCAAAACCTACGCATCAGGTGTATGTCGTCGTTATCGGTGAAAGTGCGCGGCGTGATGCCTTGGGAGCGTTTGGTGGTCATTGGGATAACACGCCATTCATGAGCCATGCAAATGGCGTATTGTTCCAGAATTATCTGTCTGCGGCTTCATCAACCCAGCAATCTTTAGGGCTTACGTTGACACTAGTGGGTAAGGACGAGCAACCACAGTATCAGAACAATATCGTGACACTGGCGAAACGGGCTGGATTTCACACCTACTGGTTCTCTAACCAAGGACAACTGGGGCATTACGATACTGCAATTGCTAGCATCGCTAAGCGGGCAGATAACGTTCAGTTCCTGAAAAACGGTAATTTCATTTCTCAAGATACTCAGGATATGGATCTTTTGAAATTTACTGATGCTGCGTTGAACGAAAACTCGGCAGCGCCGAAGCTAATTGTTTATCATCTGATGGGGTCTCATCCGAAAGCTTGCGAACGTACACACAATAAATATGAAACGTTTGTTGATAACAAGGAGGTCTCTTGTTACCTGTACAGCATTACGCAGACGGATAATTTCCTAGCCTCACTGCACCAACAGCTGCAAGACAGTGGCAAAAGTTTTTCGATGATCTATTTTTCCGATCATGGTTTAGCTTTTAAAGAGCGTGGTTCAAAGTCTGAATATTTGTCACATAACGACCAGTTTCGACAAAACTATCAAGTGCCGATGTTTATTACCTCCAGTGAAGAAACTCGCCATCGGGTAGTTAAGGCAGTGCGTTCAGCTAACGATTTTATGTCATTATTTGCTGAATGGAGTGGGATCCGTAGCCGTGAGGTTGTGCCGAAATATCACTTTATTTCAGAACAGCTGGCTCCGCCCGCCTATGTCACCAACTTCACCCCGAGTCGGATCGATTACTATAAATTACCGCAGGATCCTTTTATTTCTCATTCTAAAATACCTTCTCAGACTGCGCTGCGTTAA
- the atpD gene encoding F0F1 ATP synthase subunit beta — protein MDISDRSSAIPLLCPIPVHPALGVIEEVHGPVIDIFCNRLPPLHQALYVCLDNERYIFEVHRHLDESRVRAIALHRTSGLRRLMPVFDTGGPLQIPVTAACLGRLLDIFGNPLDGGPPLNTQEYRPIVTTPSPLSEAENTSEVLRTGIKVIDLLCPFVRGGKTGLFGGAGVGKTVLIMEFMNAIIRLHHGASVFAGVGERIREGHELWHDMQDSGVMPRTLMVFGQMDESPGVRFRIGLSALTYAEYLRDHVAKEVLFLMDNAFRFVQAGSELSGLLGRMPATVGYQPTLLSEVAELQERISSNHSGSITAVEAVYVPADDMTDPAVGAILAHLDTTVILSRNQAAKGIYPAVDPLASGSRMMDRVTVGERHSRVAQTVREHLARYRELEDIIAMLGLEALSEVDRQTVLRARLLERYLTQPFFVVAEHTGIAGISVPLETTLKDCEDFISGKYDDLPEERCYMRGGMRDGI, from the coding sequence ATGGATATTTCCGACCGTTCTTCCGCAATACCTTTATTATGCCCTATTCCTGTGCATCCAGCATTAGGTGTGATCGAAGAAGTACACGGCCCGGTAATCGATATTTTCTGTAATCGTCTCCCACCACTACATCAGGCCTTGTATGTCTGCTTGGACAATGAACGCTATATTTTTGAAGTCCATCGACATCTTGATGAATCCCGAGTCCGCGCTATCGCATTACACCGCACCAGTGGTTTACGCCGCTTGATGCCGGTATTTGATACTGGCGGGCCATTACAAATTCCGGTTACAGCCGCTTGTCTGGGCCGCTTGTTAGATATTTTTGGTAACCCTCTTGATGGAGGGCCACCGCTTAATACGCAAGAATATCGCCCAATTGTTACTACACCATCGCCTCTCTCTGAGGCTGAAAATACCAGCGAAGTGCTGCGAACAGGGATCAAAGTGATCGACCTGTTATGCCCATTTGTCAGAGGCGGAAAAACCGGCTTGTTTGGCGGCGCCGGTGTGGGAAAAACAGTGCTGATCATGGAATTCATGAATGCCATTATTCGCCTGCATCATGGTGCCTCGGTATTTGCCGGCGTCGGCGAACGCATTCGGGAAGGTCATGAGCTTTGGCATGACATGCAAGATTCAGGTGTCATGCCTCGAACCTTGATGGTTTTTGGTCAAATGGATGAATCGCCGGGCGTACGTTTCCGGATTGGTTTATCAGCCCTGACCTATGCCGAATATCTGCGCGATCATGTAGCGAAAGAAGTCTTATTCCTGATGGATAACGCATTTCGTTTTGTGCAGGCAGGCAGCGAACTCTCCGGATTACTTGGCCGCATGCCCGCCACTGTGGGTTATCAACCAACGCTTCTGTCTGAAGTTGCGGAATTACAAGAACGGATCTCGTCGAATCACAGCGGCAGCATTACCGCTGTGGAGGCTGTATACGTTCCTGCTGATGATATGACTGATCCCGCAGTAGGAGCCATCTTAGCTCATCTTGATACTACCGTTATTCTTTCGCGTAATCAGGCCGCAAAAGGCATTTACCCTGCTGTTGACCCTCTCGCATCCGGCAGTCGCATGATGGATCGAGTCACTGTGGGTGAACGCCATTCCCGAGTAGCACAAACAGTTCGTGAGCATTTGGCTCGTTATCGGGAACTGGAAGACATTATTGCCATGCTGGGGTTAGAGGCATTATCGGAAGTCGATCGCCAGACTGTACTTCGTGCTCGACTACTTGAGCGGTATCTGACACAACCGTTTTTTGTTGTTGCAGAACATACGGGGATTGCTGGCATATCCGTACCGCTAGAAACCACCTTGAAGGATTGTGAAGATTTTATAAGTGGTAAATATGATGATCTTCCTGAAGAACGTTGCTATATGCGCGGCGGTATGAGGGATGGGATATGA
- a CDS encoding AtpZ/AtpI family protein, giving the protein MNNKRWQQDVDRDSKRFKEAERGRRSILVHTIFLGSLSVLFLVPLLVGAYLGSWIDSQGEGYTVRWTVNLIILGIAVGVFNVYFFIRKYW; this is encoded by the coding sequence ATGAACAATAAACGATGGCAACAAGATGTAGATCGAGACAGTAAACGGTTTAAAGAAGCAGAACGAGGCCGTCGTTCCATTTTAGTTCATACGATATTTTTGGGCAGTTTGTCGGTGTTGTTTCTCGTTCCGTTATTAGTAGGTGCTTATTTAGGTAGCTGGATTGATAGCCAAGGCGAAGGTTACACCGTCAGATGGACGGTCAACCTGATCATTCTTGGCATCGCGGTTGGGGTGTTCAATGTTTATTTCTTTATCAGGAAGTATTGGTAA
- a CDS encoding F0F1 ATP synthase subunit A → MNGEMIIFSLGIFHITSTVVTTWGLLLFFALSCWLATRHLSVNEPGLIQTALEGIIQSIETAIDEVLPSKATLLLPFIGTLWLFIAAANLTGLIPELHSPTGDLSTTAALAILVFLSVHWYGIRTSGLKRYLAHYLTPSPILLPFHLLGELSRTIALAMRLFGNIMSLEMAALLVLMVAGLLVPVPVLMLHIVEALVQAYIFGTLALIYIAGGMQSHETDAIQEASPPNNKGDKT, encoded by the coding sequence ATGAACGGAGAAATGATCATTTTCAGTCTGGGTATCTTTCATATCACCTCAACAGTGGTGACGACTTGGGGCCTCTTACTGTTTTTCGCACTGAGTTGTTGGCTAGCAACGAGACATCTGTCTGTCAATGAACCCGGTTTAATACAAACAGCACTGGAAGGTATTATTCAGTCTATTGAAACTGCCATCGACGAAGTGTTACCAAGCAAAGCTACTTTGTTATTGCCATTTATTGGCACTCTCTGGTTATTCATTGCAGCGGCCAACCTAACAGGCCTCATTCCTGAACTGCATTCGCCAACCGGTGATCTATCAACTACTGCTGCACTGGCAATTTTAGTTTTTCTTTCTGTGCATTGGTACGGCATTCGCACCTCTGGTCTGAAACGGTATCTTGCACATTACCTAACTCCCAGCCCCATATTATTACCCTTCCATCTGCTGGGAGAATTATCACGCACAATTGCGCTGGCTATGCGTCTCTTCGGCAACATTATGAGCTTAGAAATGGCGGCATTATTGGTGTTGATGGTTGCTGGGCTGTTGGTGCCCGTTCCTGTTCTGATGCTGCATATCGTCGAAGCTCTGGTTCAGGCTTATATCTTCGGCACGCTAGCGCTGATTTATATCGCTGGTGGCATGCAATCCCACGAAACTGACGCTATTCAGGAAGCATCACCACCAAACAATAAAGGAGATAAAACATGA
- the atpE gene encoding ATP synthase F0 subunit C: MSDMHLFVLISTVAAALAIAIGIIFPAIAMGRAITQALEALARQPEAEKSISRTLFIGLAMIESLAIYVLVIVLIILFRNPLLEYLLK; encoded by the coding sequence ATGAGTGACATGCATTTATTTGTGCTGATCTCGACAGTTGCTGCGGCACTGGCTATCGCAATTGGCATCATCTTTCCCGCTATTGCCATGGGCCGGGCAATTACACAAGCGTTGGAAGCGTTAGCTCGCCAGCCGGAAGCAGAAAAATCAATCAGCCGAACGCTGTTTATTGGTCTTGCCATGATTGAGTCGCTGGCAATTTATGTACTGGTTATTGTGCTGATCATTCTGTTCCGTAACCCACTGCTTGAATACCTGTTGAAATAG
- a CDS encoding F0F1 ATP synthase subunit delta, which yields MAFDWSTFVLEIINFLALVWILKRFLYQPVLTTLAERRAGVERTLREAQGKENSASALKTQYESRLADWEQEKTTARALFATEIAAERQRQMESLNKELLVERERNVAQETHRQEVLRQELAAECNLQARQFASKLLAKLASPELEARLIELFIEEIKVIPAEQSRLIQIGLDGHGNGVVTSAYPLSVAQRKQISTVIDDQLELHSQLEYIQDANLLAGLRISLGAWQLDLSLAGELSVYAEASGFGQ from the coding sequence ATGGCATTTGACTGGTCGACCTTTGTTCTTGAAATTATCAACTTCTTAGCATTGGTATGGATATTAAAACGATTTCTCTATCAGCCAGTATTAACCACGTTGGCTGAACGTCGCGCCGGAGTGGAGCGTACATTGCGTGAAGCGCAGGGAAAAGAGAACAGCGCGTCAGCATTGAAAACGCAATATGAAAGCCGCCTTGCCGATTGGGAACAAGAAAAAACGACAGCCCGAGCCCTCTTTGCCACCGAAATAGCAGCAGAGCGTCAGCGACAAATGGAATCGCTCAATAAAGAACTACTTGTAGAACGGGAACGAAATGTAGCTCAAGAAACCCATCGACAGGAAGTTTTGAGACAAGAGTTAGCCGCCGAATGCAATTTGCAAGCACGTCAATTCGCCAGCAAACTCTTAGCTAAACTGGCCAGCCCTGAACTGGAGGCCCGTCTTATTGAACTCTTTATTGAAGAGATCAAAGTAATACCAGCAGAGCAATCTAGGCTGATTCAGATTGGCTTGGATGGCCATGGAAATGGCGTAGTTACAAGCGCTTACCCTCTATCTGTTGCGCAAAGAAAACAGATCAGCACAGTCATTGATGATCAACTTGAACTCCATAGTCAGCTCGAATATATACAAGATGCAAATTTGCTGGCGGGCTTAAGAATCTCTCTCGGCGCATGGCAGCTAGATTTAAGTCTTGCTGGAGAATTGAGCGTTTATGCGGAGGCATCTGGCTTTGGACAGTGA
- a CDS encoding F0F1 ATP synthase subunit alpha has protein sequence MRRHLALDSDLSGLNAGLNRHQQFDIYRPQLRISEIGKVAAIGDGIVWVEGLPSAAMDEILRFENGSEAQVFYLGRKRIGAILLSQNDSLVAGTSAHLTGHRLDIGVGNDFLGRVVDPLGRPLDGRAPPLFSRRRLLEVSSPPIPARDFVARPLLSGIKMVDTMIPIGKGQRQLIIGDAGTGKSSLAIDTIIAQKGRNVLCVYVLISQKRSSVVATIETLRQAGVLDITCVVVAEATTTPGLKFLAPFAGCTLAEEWMWSGRDVLIVYDDLTTHARAYRELSLLLRRPPGREAYPGDIFYLHSRLLERSTALASHFGGGSMTALPIVETEQGEIAAYIPTNLISITDGQIYLDTSLYARGFLPAIDITRSVSRIGGKAQLPVIKVEAGRMKLDYLQFLELEVFTRFGARLEAGVEVKIRRGRLLRELLKQERLSPLSPEQHMAWLVAYNEGFLDHFDTSKITTVFAQLLQKVAENSPELQETRDSWRRLIESWMLEINHEPPTGN, from the coding sequence ATGCGGAGGCATCTGGCTTTGGACAGTGATTTGTCAGGCCTGAATGCAGGCCTCAATAGACATCAGCAATTTGATATATATCGTCCGCAACTACGGATCAGTGAGATTGGTAAAGTTGCTGCGATTGGTGATGGTATTGTCTGGGTTGAAGGGTTACCTTCAGCGGCCATGGATGAAATTCTGCGCTTCGAAAACGGAAGTGAAGCACAAGTATTCTATTTAGGCCGAAAACGTATCGGCGCCATATTACTCAGTCAGAACGATAGTTTAGTTGCGGGAACATCCGCTCATCTGACTGGGCATCGGCTGGATATTGGTGTGGGTAATGATTTTCTCGGTCGAGTTGTTGATCCGCTAGGGCGCCCTTTAGATGGCAGAGCACCGCCTCTATTTAGTCGTCGCCGTTTATTAGAGGTTTCTTCACCGCCGATCCCAGCCAGAGATTTTGTTGCACGACCATTACTCAGTGGTATCAAAATGGTAGATACCATGATCCCTATTGGTAAAGGGCAACGGCAGCTGATTATTGGTGATGCCGGAACAGGAAAAAGCTCGCTGGCAATCGATACCATCATTGCGCAAAAAGGGCGTAATGTACTCTGCGTTTATGTATTAATCAGCCAAAAGCGCTCATCCGTTGTCGCCACCATAGAGACTTTACGACAGGCTGGAGTGCTTGATATTACTTGCGTAGTCGTAGCTGAAGCCACTACAACCCCAGGGCTTAAATTTCTTGCCCCTTTTGCGGGATGCACGCTGGCTGAGGAATGGATGTGGTCTGGTCGGGATGTACTGATCGTTTATGATGATCTGACCACACATGCACGGGCTTACCGAGAGTTATCCTTACTGCTAAGACGGCCTCCGGGCCGAGAAGCATATCCTGGGGATATTTTTTATCTTCATTCTCGCTTGTTGGAACGTTCAACTGCCCTCGCCTCACATTTTGGTGGCGGCAGCATGACCGCGCTCCCTATAGTGGAAACCGAACAAGGAGAAATAGCCGCTTACATTCCAACCAATTTAATTTCGATCACGGATGGTCAGATATATCTCGACACCTCATTGTATGCGCGAGGCTTTCTGCCCGCGATTGACATTACCCGCTCCGTCTCACGCATTGGCGGTAAGGCTCAATTACCCGTGATTAAAGTCGAAGCAGGCCGAATGAAATTGGATTACCTGCAATTTCTGGAACTCGAAGTATTCACACGTTTTGGTGCCCGCCTGGAAGCGGGTGTGGAAGTAAAAATCCGGCGTGGGCGGCTATTAAGAGAATTGCTTAAACAAGAGCGCTTGTCGCCGCTATCCCCAGAGCAGCACATGGCTTGGCTTGTTGCCTATAACGAAGGTTTTTTAGATCACTTTGATACCAGCAAGATAACCACTGTATTCGCACAACTCTTACAGAAAGTTGCAGAAAACAGCCCTGAATTGCAGGAAACCCGTGATAGTTGGCGCAGGCTCATTGAAAGCTGGATGCTGGAAATAAATCATGAGCCGCCGACGGGAAATTAA
- a CDS encoding FoF1 ATP synthase subunit gamma, whose protein sequence is MSRRREINKKLDALSDIAGIMSAMKGLALMEIRILMDFIICQQRMVTSIEQTAAEFFATHRTLANSPTVERMIYIVIGSEQSFCGDFNETLLVEMNTISLQQTKPVSWLIVGRRLANRIDEHDPTISLLPGAIVSDEIPNVLLQLTQQLNSLLAQEQIPSCGISVLYHCDTSDIIRSRHLLPLSNLPEPVKMKAYPAELNILPEELLQSLTDHYLYAVLNEVLYSSLMAENRQRQIHMDRALQRLDEDKLRLKFAYNTQRQEDITEEIETILLSSDMATIIK, encoded by the coding sequence ATGAGCCGCCGACGGGAAATTAATAAAAAGCTTGATGCATTATCTGACATTGCGGGGATCATGTCCGCGATGAAAGGGTTAGCCCTCATGGAAATACGCATACTGATGGATTTTATTATCTGCCAGCAACGTATGGTAACCAGTATTGAACAAACAGCGGCTGAATTTTTTGCCACGCACAGAACACTGGCGAATAGTCCAACCGTAGAGCGAATGATCTATATCGTCATCGGTTCAGAACAAAGTTTTTGCGGCGATTTTAATGAGACATTGCTGGTCGAAATGAACACTATCTCTTTGCAACAGACCAAGCCCGTCTCCTGGCTCATCGTCGGGCGACGATTGGCTAATCGAATAGACGAACATGATCCAACAATAAGTCTTCTACCGGGCGCAATTGTTAGCGATGAAATACCCAATGTCCTGTTACAGCTAACTCAGCAATTAAACTCATTGCTCGCTCAGGAACAAATACCAAGTTGCGGGATTTCAGTGCTCTATCACTGCGATACATCCGATATTATCCGTTCACGTCACCTGCTGCCGCTAAGCAATTTACCGGAGCCAGTAAAGATGAAGGCATATCCTGCAGAGTTAAATATTTTGCCGGAAGAACTCCTACAAAGCCTAACAGATCATTATCTTTATGCAGTGCTCAATGAGGTACTCTACAGTTCACTGATGGCTGAAAATCGCCAACGCCAAATTCATATGGATCGTGCATTACAACGATTGGATGAAGACAAGCTGCGTCTCAAATTTGCTTATAACACCCAACGACAGGAAGATATTACAGAAGAGATTGAAACGATCTTATTATCAAGTGACATGGCAACAATCATCAAATAG
- a CDS encoding C45 family autoproteolytic acyltransferase/hydolase produces the protein MRLLTIAVLTLFCLYNNYLEASEYHPDPYSVQRWEQGYRYPNAGWIVVHIEGEPYERGIQHGRLLAPEIARYTQALASFTDPKSPVKAWKTTRNLVKRFFLHGFNQEQLDEMKGIADGASAAGARFNRRPLDIIDIAALNLANELHTFDTAITATPSTLTTQHHLSTQFTALNSSSRKAFQGPVRCNAFAAVGPATKDGKIVFGHLTMFALYPANFYNVWLDIKPSKGHRFVMQTTPGNIQSGMDYSINDAGILMSETTVEQTGFNPKGIPLAARTREAEQYAETIEQAADILRKNNNGLSSTEWILADIHKNEIALLELGTHRSKLYRSSQKEWIAGAEGFYWSNNNTKDRDIRLETVPSAIARPSSIAAFRTDPRDAIWLRMYDQHKGQIDGEFAKKLLTTPEIVLSTSVDAKYTTSDLATRLQTWATYGPPLGVVRYPSTKEQQDFPAIKPLISNPWQILNSEPPAKNNPHKLAAVDLHNPNNSVMSSPVKNKVVSDTQPAWRGTLLPQSDADIWLTTAFANLERIVAYEKALQKQNKNQQLKPADRDLIINKLFYYRSMYELAARAGNDFPLNSTKINLRNAKWYDIVTGKGVLLLYALRSQLGNDEFDVLMDKFGTKNSLHEISATQFQNFLQSQTRKDLSEFFNLWLNNTDIPQIKMTNTDTENVLTAPPYTIFSFDAEIENTIIVFGTKDEELANREAANVLQQALKRRKHNIAPPIKADTELSENDIKSNHLILIGRPDSNLLINKLKNNFPINFGLRSFQARDKIYAHPESGIIFSFENPDNARFSIVVVSGLSALTTLNITQPFGEGTLPNARAVIIPFNREILGLSNYLNKL, from the coding sequence ATGAGACTGCTAACGATTGCTGTTCTTACACTGTTTTGTTTGTATAACAATTATCTTGAAGCATCTGAGTATCACCCAGATCCATATTCTGTACAGCGATGGGAGCAAGGATATCGTTACCCAAATGCAGGCTGGATTGTGGTTCATATTGAAGGTGAACCTTATGAGCGAGGCATACAACATGGTCGGCTTTTAGCACCGGAAATAGCTCGTTACACCCAAGCACTTGCCTCATTTACCGACCCTAAATCACCAGTCAAAGCGTGGAAAACCACACGTAATCTGGTTAAAAGGTTCTTCCTGCATGGTTTCAATCAAGAACAATTAGATGAAATGAAAGGCATTGCTGATGGTGCCAGTGCCGCAGGAGCAAGGTTTAATCGCCGACCGCTCGACATAATTGATATTGCAGCACTTAATCTCGCTAATGAACTACATACTTTTGATACTGCAATAACAGCAACACCCTCAACATTAACAACTCAACACCATCTTTCCACACAATTTACAGCACTAAATTCAAGTAGTAGAAAAGCCTTTCAAGGCCCAGTGCGATGTAATGCATTTGCCGCGGTTGGCCCGGCAACTAAAGATGGAAAAATAGTTTTTGGGCACCTCACTATGTTTGCGTTATATCCCGCCAATTTTTATAACGTATGGTTGGATATAAAACCCAGTAAAGGCCACCGGTTTGTTATGCAAACGACGCCTGGCAATATACAAAGCGGCATGGATTACTCTATTAATGATGCCGGTATCTTGATGAGTGAAACCACCGTAGAACAAACTGGCTTTAATCCAAAAGGGATCCCTTTAGCAGCCAGAACACGTGAAGCCGAACAATATGCAGAAACTATTGAACAAGCGGCAGATATTTTACGAAAAAATAATAACGGATTATCGAGCACAGAATGGATATTAGCGGATATCCATAAAAATGAAATTGCATTACTAGAGCTTGGTACTCACCGAAGTAAATTATACCGCAGTAGCCAAAAGGAATGGATTGCGGGCGCTGAAGGATTCTATTGGAGCAACAATAACACCAAAGACAGAGATATTCGTTTAGAAACTGTTCCTAGTGCAATCGCCAGACCTTCATCGATCGCAGCCTTTAGAACCGATCCCAGAGATGCCATTTGGTTACGTATGTACGATCAACATAAAGGCCAAATTGATGGCGAATTTGCAAAAAAACTCCTGACAACACCTGAAATTGTTTTATCAACTTCCGTCGATGCAAAATACACCACCTCTGATTTAGCGACTCGCTTACAAACTTGGGCAACGTATGGGCCTCCGTTGGGTGTCGTCCGATATCCTTCAACAAAAGAACAGCAAGATTTCCCTGCGATTAAGCCATTAATCAGCAACCCTTGGCAAATCCTGAACTCTGAACCGCCAGCAAAAAATAACCCGCACAAGCTAGCCGCGGTGGACCTTCACAACCCGAATAATTCGGTTATGTCTTCGCCCGTGAAAAACAAAGTCGTTTCCGATACGCAGCCAGCATGGCGTGGAACGTTGTTACCTCAATCAGACGCAGATATCTGGCTAACGACGGCATTTGCCAACCTCGAACGAATTGTGGCCTATGAAAAAGCATTACAGAAGCAAAACAAGAATCAGCAATTAAAACCAGCAGATCGCGATTTGATTATTAATAAGTTATTTTACTATCGCTCCATGTATGAACTTGCAGCCCGAGCTGGTAATGATTTCCCGCTTAATAGCACAAAAATCAATCTCAGAAATGCTAAATGGTATGACATTGTAACTGGTAAAGGTGTTTTACTGTTGTATGCCTTACGCAGTCAGTTAGGAAATGATGAATTTGATGTATTAATGGATAAATTTGGCACAAAAAATTCGCTTCATGAAATCAGTGCAACTCAATTTCAGAATTTTTTACAAAGCCAAACTCGAAAAGATCTTTCTGAATTTTTCAATTTGTGGCTAAACAACACCGACATTCCACAAATAAAAATGACTAATACCGACACAGAAAATGTGTTGACTGCACCACCATATACAATTTTTTCATTTGATGCGGAAATTGAAAATACCATTATTGTTTTTGGAACAAAAGATGAAGAGTTAGCAAATCGAGAGGCGGCTAATGTTCTTCAACAGGCATTGAAGCGGCGCAAACACAATATCGCACCACCGATAAAGGCTGATACTGAACTCAGCGAAAATGATATTAAATCGAATCACTTGATATTAATAGGTCGGCCAGATAGCAATCTTCTGATAAACAAGTTAAAAAACAATTTTCCTATAAATTTTGGACTACGATCATTCCAAGCTCGCGATAAAATTTATGCTCACCCAGAAAGCGGGATAATATTTTCTTTTGAAAACCCTGATAATGCTCGTTTTTCGATTGTTGTTGTGTCCGGTCTAAGTGCTCTTACAACGCTAAACATTACACAACCATTTGGTGAAGGAACATTGCCGAATGCGCGAGCAGTGATAATTCCATTTAATCGGGAAATTCTGGGATTGAGCAATTATTTAAACAAATTGTAA
- a CDS encoding Lrp/AsnC family transcriptional regulator: protein MDNIDRKILAELQSDGRLSVTDLADRIGLSLSPCHRRVRALEQSGVIRGYRAQLDPANLGFSFSALVFVTLREGDRQAVEAFETAVKDVPQIIQAQRLFGDPDYLLHVVSRDLSAFQLLYDEQLSALPSVQRLTSTLVMKNVVQDRPLPL, encoded by the coding sequence ATGGATAACATTGATCGCAAGATCCTTGCTGAACTTCAATCTGATGGACGACTTTCAGTTACTGACTTGGCTGATCGCATTGGGCTCAGTTTGTCACCCTGTCATCGACGGGTTAGAGCTCTGGAACAATCGGGTGTGATCCGCGGTTACAGAGCACAGCTTGATCCGGCTAATCTGGGTTTTAGTTTTTCAGCGCTTGTTTTTGTTACGCTTCGTGAAGGAGATCGACAGGCTGTTGAAGCGTTTGAAACAGCCGTTAAAGACGTACCACAAATTATTCAGGCACAACGTCTGTTCGGTGATCCAGACTATTTGCTTCATGTTGTCTCCCGTGATCTGTCAGCGTTTCAACTGCTATACGATGAGCAACTTTCTGCGTTGCCGAGTGTTCAGCGTCTCACTTCTACGTTGGTAATGAAAAATGTCGTGCAGGATCGACCGCTGCCACTGTGA